TACATTAATTCACTCACTTTGCAGCATACATATATATGCAGTTGATCGATCACTTGAAGAAAGATCCACTCTCAATAGCATCCTTGTTAGCATCTCCAAGGGCAGCTTCTTTCAAGTAAGTTTCTGCCAATTGCACCCTCTTCACATTCTCCTGCTCCTTTACAAGCATGTATCCATACTCCAGTAGCTTCTCTAGTGTCATCTTCGGCTGCTCAAATTTCGGTGGTCCTTCCCTCGAGTTCACTAGTTTCCGGCCCACGAGATCGACTCCCACTTCTGAAACCCACTTTCTCACTTCGTCGTCGTACACTCTTGCCCTCACAGCACCAAAGAAATCTGAAGTTTATCCAGTTTTTTATTtgcaaatgaaaaaaatattggtTTTGAACAAGATTGAAGAATATGAAGGTAGCTAGCTAGCCTACCGATGGACTGGCCGGGGAAGGTGTCGACGAGTGTGACAATACACTCCAGCGCGACATTGTCGGTACGGAAAATACCGGTGCAAACGCCTATGCGGTCTTCACGTGTGGGAGCCCAGTAGAACTTCTCCATTCGCCCGTCACGGATGAGGGGAGCATACAATGTGGAGAAGTCGTTACCGGTGCAGATTATGGGCACGCGGGGGTTCTCCTCTTTGTTGTACATGCCGGGGAGCTGCACGTTGGTGGGGTTATCAGCGATGTTCATGAGCGTGGCGTTCACCATCTGGTTGTTGACGGTGTACTGAGTCGTCCCACCCATACGCCCAGCGCCGGCATCGAGATCGTTGATAAAGAGGCAGCACATCTTTCCCTTCCTGATGATGTCGGCTGCTTCACGGTACCGTTGCCTGATCAGCTTTGCGGGCTCTCCGGCGTTCCCACTTTCTAGCTCTCCGGCACTCATCATGATGGGGCTGTTCATACAAGTATTCGTCAGATTCATTTTCACATCATTCTGAtgagatattgagattatgataagCTAGGCAACAACAAATTTTTTCTAACATACTTGATTCCCATCTTGGCAAAGACAAGCTCACACTGGAATGATTTTCCTTGACCTTTGCCTCCCCAAACGCCCAAAATAAGAGGAACCTGTCGAAAACAAAATCGTATCAACTATTATTCTTTGAACAAACATATGTAATAAGAAGATAGGTAACTGTTACTTTTTTGCAGGATCGAATTATCTatgaaatgatatattttaGGTAACAGAAGCATATGTAATAAACATGACTAGCTTGCATATGAGATCACCTTGATGTTGGGTAATGTCATGAAGTTCTTGGTGATGTGAACCACGACCTTGTCCATGAAAGACGGAGAAATGTAATATCCAGACATTATGTTGTCAAAGTTATATCTGGTAGCAGCGATTTTTAACACTTTTATTTGTCGTGCtaatttaatgaatatatgcaacAATTATACATGAAATCGAAAGTGAGAATTCATCACTATTACGTTTTAAGTCCCTGGCTGAGGTACTCGTAGGAACTAAGCACGGGGTCGTGTGTTCCCATTCCGCTGGGAGCTTGAAAGAGAGCATCAACCATACCCTTTCCTCTAGTAATATCTTGTTGATCATCGGAAATATCTTCACCAAGCCCCTTCCATCTGTCCTCGGCCACGATCTTGAAACTCGAAGGCGAATTTTTAGGGACGACTGCCAAATTTAACTTCTTTAAGCTACTTCCAAAGAAGGATGAGCTGGGAACCGCAGCTCCAGCCACAGATCCATTCAAATTCACCTGCAACATTAAAATTCTTAATATAATCTTAACGACCATGTATGTTTATCATACTAGTAAAGTCAAGAAAATGCTTAAAGTTGACACTAGTTTCCATTTTGATTCAAAACTTGGACTTTAATACAATCATATGTCACACGTTAACCTTAATTAATAGTATAGATACACGGCACAAACAAAAACCACCTATAGAAAACCAAGAAATCAAAATACCGGCGCCCGGTTAACGGATCCTATGGTCGAGACTGTGGCAGCCATTGCTATAAGTGATCGAACTCTATGAGGATGCAAGATTGTGACGTAAGTACTCGAACGCAAGAGCAGTCGTAGCCACTCTGAACAGATAAGGGAAGTCGTGTGGGATAACTTATATAGTATGGGGAACTTTGAAAAATGGAGACACATTAAAATCTTGAGGATTGGGCACTGATTTCCTATTGGCCATACAATGGAGATGGCCCACAAGCCAAGTAGCAAACGAAGAGTGCATGAAAGTTTTAATCTTCAAAGTTCACAAGTTTCTGAAAATCTGAGGTTATTGTTTTTGGTTTACTCTTATCCACTTAAAATTTGGTAATTTTACTTGCCACATATTGTTTTATTGGCATTACAACGAGAATGAAAGCTAAGGAGGGTTGTGTTCTGATATCAAAATTGTGAGCTTtatcttgattttcttttttatgGCTTAGAATCTTGAAAACCATTGTTTTGTCTTTCCTGGGCAGCATTACGCCTCAATTAGAGATATTTcaatacaaaataataatatgattttttatttatttatgctataTATTCATATTATAATATGAATTTCTTATCTATACACTTTTAAATTAAACAGGAAACATGTAGAATTTGCTCTTTAAAACACAACAAATCATGTTGTGTACTATTTACCGAAAATTGCAAATGTTCataatgatatttttcacttttGATCACATGATTAGTCCgtctaattttaattttaatccaataagttataatttttgtaattttttattaCTATTTAACTATACATACAATATTAATATAAAGGACGAGGACCTCATAGAAACTAATTTGGCACGTCAATATGATTTTATGTCATATTTTACCGATTATATTTTATGTCATGTAACCTTTATTGTGTCTTAAAATTGggtaaatttattattatccaTCACACCTACCCCAACCATCACGTttgttttaatttgttaaaGGATAAATAAATAAGGTGGTTTTCTTCACACATAGCCTCCCCATTTTGACATAATCCTTCCATTTTGACAAGTTGGTATagttaattttcaaattttagaaagtaAATCATAACGTACTCATCAACCCGCAGACGATGATGTAATAAACATCTTGAGCAAATTCAAATCTTCGGTCCATTAATCTTCAATTTCATGGACAGCATCTCCAAAATCTTAAGGATGTGACTGCTAAAAATTTCTTCTTCAACTAATCCATACATATTTGAAGTATCATGTGTTGATCCGGCTTTCTTTTATTTTGTTAGTTTTCATGATTAGCCCAACTAAGAAATAacaaaattgaaagaaaaaattAGAACACAGACAATTTTAACGTGCTTCGGTCCAACCGGTCTACATCCACTGGGTTACGTCCATCTATTGAGCAAATCCACAAAATACAAGTAATTACAATCACAAAAGGACTTGTTCAAATTAAAGACTCCCTTCTTTTTAAATGACACCTCAATGATGAACACATTTAGTATACTTGACTTGCCGAGTACCACTCGTATTCAATATCCATCAACTCGAACTCTCTTTGATAACATGTCACTGAACTCATATGCATCACAAGCAATAGAAAAGTTCTCAAAACAAAATGATAAAGTGGAGCTGTTTGAATCTTGTTGTAGCAGTTGTCACGACATAGAATGTAACACGGTATGAACGGTTTCATTTTGGATCGATAACTTCACAGCCAACCAACAAGACAAGCTCACAAcataaaatatgatatatgCAAGAAAAATCACTCTCTCCTGAGAACTCACCTTCTTCTCCCAAATAATGTCTCAATGAGTATAGTGCATAAAAGAAACAACCAATAAAttaattctgaaacatttgacattagAATCTCATTGGCCTCCATCGACCACACATAGTCTAGGCAATATTCAAAATGAAtatgaactttaataaatagaTAACTCCATAATATCCACTACAAAAAAAAGGCCAaagacaacagtgaaaaatcgttgtcgtaggtcttttaaaaccgttgttaaaggctCTGTGGTTAAAAAgggcgctcaaagacaacggtgaaaaaccgttgtcgtagacgtctAAAGACAACGGtggaaaaccgttgtcgtaggtcttgGAAAATCGTTGTTGAAGGCCCTGTGGTTAAAGgatgcgctcaaagacaacggtgaaaaaccgttgtcgtagtaAAACAGTTGTTAAAGGTCATGTGGTTAaagggtgcgctcaaagacaaggttgaaaaaccgttgtcgtagacgtctaaagacgacggtgaaaaaccgttgtcgtagatgtGTAAAGACAATGGTGATAAAACGTTATCGTAGATCTTAAAAACCGATGTCGTATagcaacgacaacggtttttaaccgttgtcttttatcaCATTCAACAATAGTTTGTCAATGTTTTTAAACCGATGTCTTTCGCTGCAATATACAACAGTTTTACAACATTTTAAATCTGTTGTCTTTGGATTTAATTTACAtcattttaaaactgttgtcttatatatataatcattttaccaaaccgttgtatattatatttaaatcataaattgtttaattaattaaaaaaattgggtgtgaaaatatatatcaattaaCCATTATATAAAATCAATTCAAACATCAACATATATACTTGATCAAGAACTACATGCATGATGAATTACAACAGAAATATGTCATTCAAAGACTTGTAATCTACCAAACCAACAATTAAAAAATGTATGTAACCATATTCCAAAAACTTAGTCAAGTTCACAGAAATAAAAATACCCTACAACCAAGACTTGCACATATCAACTCTAAAATATCTTCTGTAGCTTGTTGGAATTAATTTCTTTGCTGGTGCATCTTCCAAAACATCATTACAGTGCCTGTGAAAATAAAAACCACATAATTTTAATCATTGTTAATTTTCAACACATGAACAACTTAGCATTAAAACCATTAACATATAGAACAAGTCATGTATAAAAAAGCAAAAAGTCTTGTTAGAAGACAATAAGCCATGAATTGAGAATAATATGCAATAGATAAGTTTGTAAAAAAATCACTACAACTACTTAAATGTTATGAAGATCCAAAACAGTTCCTAATGACAATTAATTATCAAAAGTAATGGTTGGATTAAAATCTGCAACAAAAAatggtttaaaatactttaaaacggacctcagggcctagaaaatTTTTGGCATAACCTCCCCATAAGTAGGACATAccagaaaatttaaaaacacacaacaacaatatatatttgaaataaatttaaatacgaCCATACACCACACCTATCACCTACACAGCCAGACCATACATCACACCTATCACCTATAATTATCACATTCTTTCAACATATCCCGAAAGCAATGAAGAGATCCACATGTCATGAACCAACAAACGTGcaacaaaaaaaatcacatGTCAATCTATTATCATTTGTATTCTTGATCCACAAACTGAAAGGAAAAATTCAAGAAACCAAAATAATATCACTTTTGAAATACATAGAAAAGATGTTATAAAAGTCTTAAAGTACAAACAAGAATTTCACCCAACTTAGAAGCCAAATAAtgtgcaaaatgactatttttgAAACAACTCGTAAACATGTTAAATAGTATAACAATAATGTCCAAATCCATTTAATATGAGCTGTATTTTTTCAAATAAGATGAACTCATGTCCTACATATTCATAAATATGATCCTTTATGCATTCGGCCAGCACGGTGCGCACCTCACCAATTTCTTCCATAGAATACTCCGTTTTTGTGAACTATGAACACACACAAAAAGTATATTAGAAAAAAACACAACTTAATGAATTTTCAAAATGATAAGTAGTTAGATAACTTGTAATTATTTTAGATAAGCAAGATAATATTACTATCGATCGTGGTGAATCCCCCTCAAGAGTTGCAATTTCTTCAGTAATCTGCCTCATGAATCTCATCACGTAATAACCACATTGTTTCGCATCTGGTTGCTTAAGAGCCTATGTTAAAAAATGTCAAATTGTTAATGACAAATTTACACATTAAAAAATTAGCTCGAATAAATACACATACCTTTTACTATGACTTCCTATTGTACACGCTTTCTTTCTTTCCTCCCTTAGTTGAGTTAAACAATGTCAACGCCCTTCATTAACATTGAACATAGTTGATATACGAGTGTTTTTCATTAAATGAAATGCATCattaaaatgaaatttgaaCTCACATTTCCACGACATATTTCCAATCCTCATCGCGAATGCGATGACTTAGGGAATCCACCAATTAAACAATCTCCTTATATGGCTCGATGACAGTGAGAGTCCAATGAAAACTACACATGAACATAATAAGTGTATACAATTGACTAAAAAAACAATTGAAAATTATATTAGGATCTTACTTACCCACAACAACTTGGAAACAAAACCAATTGATCCATTGCTGCACCACTTAGCCTATCCGCTAAAGAACCCGCCCTCTAGTTCAACCTTTCAGTTATACCTGTTTTTTCGTGTGTATTTTTTTGCAAATTTGGGATGCTGTGTGGATTACGAATATGAATTTGTCAATCTTGTTTTCTTTCACCATCTTTTTACAAAGATGTATGTCATTTCACGTCAAAGAAAATCAAAACTACACTACATACTAaactaaaaaattatatgcaTCTTACATAATAATATAAGAATAGAACAAACAAACTTTAAGTTAATCGAAGACTTACCAAATGTAGACAACTacacaatttcttgaaattGGCTCCAAGTGATACAAAGGACTGATGTCCTCGAAGTGCAAGTTAACTTCATAATCATATGCAAATACTTCATGATCTAAAAGAAATGCTAATTTCCTTCCATTTTCAAGGGCTCTTACAATAACAATACACCATGCGCATTGCTCTTAGCATATTTGATGACAAAGTCTGGTTTCTTTCGACACTGACAGTTTTGTTCCTTTGACTCTTCTGATAATTGTATTGTAAACATGTTAGAAAAGTGCAATACTGGAGAATTTGACAGACATTTACTTTGAAATATAAGCATACGTGTACCTCTTGTCGTAGCATTATTAAATGATTTGGCCAAGCCACATGTGTTCCTACAACATCACCAACATTTTCACATTCATTGGGAATCGGAATTGGCAAAAGTGCTGATTTTTGCATTGCTTCATCAATGGATACAGGCATGCAATTTTGAGGTAATGGAATACCATGAAGCAAGTTATTAGTTCCATTGACCTCAACAACTATTCCATATGCAACAATATCTGTGCTAAAATCCAATGTCAAAATAACTTGTTTCCCCTAAAAGACAAATAGTTATGTAAATGAATTGTACTAACTCTttagttaaaaaatattaagtAATATAACCACAACAAATTATATACCTGTAAAGGAACAGATTTTTCCACAACTTTCATTTCGACATCATTCAAATCTTCATAACTGGGGAAAGACTCGTCgattttcatttcattttcatTCACTTGATGCAATTTTACCGAGCAACTTTGTTTGTCATCAATCTCACTGTCTCATGCACCCTTTTTGTACACAATTGCTTCAAGTTTTTGAATATGTGTTTCTTGctcttgaattaattttttagcCTCTATGAACTCTTTTTTTTGCTCAATCATTAGCTCTCTGTCAACATCCTCAGTCTTCCAACTTCTACCAACATTGAAATATAATGTTGGAGTGATGTGACCTCCAACAGCTCTCACACATCCACCATGTTCATCTGAATTGAGTGCTTTCGTGAGAATATCCTTTTTTGTCCCTTTTATTTCAAGTTTCCCCTCACGCTTTTGTTGTATGTAATCATCCTGTCATCCACTTGAAAATATTAATTACTTCAAAAggtttcattaaaataaactaattgatttttatgattagtTTGCTCACAATCTTTTCTATTGTTATTTGCAACTCCTGGCCATCAAAATCCCCTTCTTTATTCACTCGCCCTTTTTTCCCAAATAATAGCTCTGTTGATATCATCATCGTCACACAATTCACTTGCCTACATACAAGAACAATCAAATTATATTTGTCAAATTGGTtaaatgttgaaaaaaaaatgcaaatgcAATGATATATATTACATGCTAGGAAAAAAAAACAGCCACCCATGTTACAAGTTTTCATGCGAGAAAGAAACAGTCACTTCTTGGACGGCACAAATGTTGAAATATACTTACTATTTCTTCAGCAAATCGTGCATATCCTTTACGAGCGAGGCGATGAGGGTATATGTTCTTCTTCCTTCTTTCCTTCTGTTGATCACTTAGTTTCTACTCAAGTAAAGAATTACacatatcaaatattttttaattcgtCAAATACTTCATGGTggacttattttcaaaaaacaaaaaaaaagataCTTACAATGAATTTATTAGACATGCGACTCATGACAAAAGAAATCCAGTCATCTCATGCAAGACCATAGCCACTAGGTGATTGATCCAACTCGTCTGGTTTATCAACCTTGTTCGAAATAAACGTTTGAGTGAGATGTGATTTAAATTGACACCAATTATTATTTGCCGAACTTAAACATCCCTTTTTCCAGCTTGGGGGAACATCAAACGTCAACTGTAAAACATCAAAATTGGAAATACATTAAAAAGAATGacataacataatatatatataaactaatTTGAATATTAATTGTGAAAAAAATAGAACTTACATTAACAGATTACCATatcaattctttcacttcacTTGGAACTTGCTTCCATGTCTTGTAAGTTATTTTAACTTTTTCTCGAGCAAGCACACCAATATAACTCTGCATTTCAGCAGCAGCTTCTCCTATTGTTTGTCCAAGTAGATTGAATCTTACCTCCTTTCGAATTCCTTGAACCCTCTGCCTAGAAAGCTTATCTAGATGTGTACGACCTCTAGATGTTCTTGTTGTTTCAGTGTCTGTAGATCCCAACATTTCCTTTCCATCAAAACTCTTGTCAGTAGAAGTAGATGCAATTTTTCCTTTGCCCTTCCCAATCAATGCAGGTTGTCCTAATCTCTTGCTCGATTCATGTATTGTATCATCATCATGAGACCCAATTTTAAGCATTCTAAAGGATGTCATAGAGTCCAGATTTAACATGTTCAAcaaaaaaagtgaaaaaaacatatcaatatagaaataaatacacaatatatacAACAAAAAATAGCATAAGAAATTcatcttcaaaaaaaattcaTCAGATACAAAGATAAATAAAAGTATAACTTCAATATTGTCTACAAACTCCTATTCAAAAGCAAAATACATATCAATATTATCTACAAATACATCTTCAAAAGTAAAATATCTTTGTTAAGCATTGTTGACCCAAGTCCCATCACAATCTTCACGAAGGCATGATGGTTCATTGTCATATGCTCCGTCAACACCCATTGATGGTAACCCTCTGGTAAAAGATTGATAGTGAATTAAATTGTCTTCCAATTCATTACCATTAACGTGTTCAAATGACTCTCTAGTAGGAGTTGCAAGTACAATACTCCATTCAGGATCTTCAATGTAAAAATACTTGCTTTGCTTGACTTCGCAAGATAAAATAGTCGGATTTGAATCCAATTCTTCTCAAATTTACCAATGTGAAACCAAGATCATCTACTTTAATACCATTATTATTCTTCACCCAATTACATTTGAACAttggaatttgaaatttttggtaATCGAGTTCCCATATTTCTTCAATAACTCCATAAAAAACCATGTCTGAAACAATTGGGTTTTTATCCTTTGCACTGGCAACTTGCATTGTCTTTGCGACTAAGCTTACTCCAGATTTTTGAGTAACTCGTATATCATCTCGTTCTTTTGTAGCATATGTAACCCCATCAATCAGATAAGTAGAATACTTTAACACTTTGTTGCTAGGTCCACGCGCCATCCACTTCAATCTTTCTGATATTTGATGGGTGGAATGGTCAACTAAATGTGCAACCTATATTTGACAATGCCATAAACTTAGATTTTACGTAAGATACCAAGAGGTGTATGCATGTTAATATCTAGTA
The sequence above is a segment of the Primulina tabacum isolate GXHZ01 chromosome 6, ASM2559414v2, whole genome shotgun sequence genome. Coding sequences within it:
- the LOC142549206 gene encoding ribulose bisphosphate carboxylase/oxygenase activase, chloroplastic-like, with protein sequence MAATVSTIGSVNRAPVNLNGSVAGAAVPSSSFFGSSLKKLNLAVVPKNSPSSFKIVAEDRWKGLGEDISDDQQDITRGKGMVDALFQAPSGMGTHDPVLSSYEYLSQGLKTYNFDNIMSGYYISPSFMDKVVVHITKNFMTLPNIKVPLILGVWGGKGQGKSFQCELVFAKMGINPIMMSAGELESGNAGEPAKLIRQRYREAADIIRKGKMCCLFINDLDAGAGRMGGTTQYTVNNQMVNATLMNIADNPTNVQLPGMYNKEENPRVPIICTGNDFSTLYAPLIRDGRMEKFYWAPTREDRIGVCTGIFRTDNVALECIVTLVDTFPGQSIDFFGAVRARVYDDEVRKWVSEVGVDLVGRKLVNSREGPPKFEQPKMTLEKLLEYGYMLVKEQENVKRVQLAETYLKEAALGDANKDAIESGSFFK
- the LOC142549207 gene encoding uncharacterized protein LOC142549207 — its product is MKIDESFPSYEDLNDVEMKVVEKSVPLQGKQVILTLDFSTDIVAYGIVVEVNGTNNLLHGIPLPQNCMPVSIDEAMQKSALLPIPIPNECENVGDVVGTHVAWPNHLIMLRQEKSQRNKTVSVERNQTLSSNMLRAMRMVYCYCKSP